Genomic DNA from Rubripirellula tenax:
AGAACCCCGACAAGAATTTTCAACCCAACCCAGGCAAGATCACCGGCTTTTTCGCGCCCGGCGGTTTAGGTGTCCGTTTCGATTCGCACGTTTACACGGGCTATACAGTTCCGCCGCATTACGATTCGATGATCGGCAAACTGATCGTACACTGTCCGACGCGCGCCGAAGCGATCGCCACGATGCGTCGGGCGTTGGCCGAATTGCAGGTCGAAGGAATCAGCACGACAGCGGCATTTCATGACAAAGTCCTGAAGCATCCCGAGTTCGTCGCAGGCTTACACGACACGAAGTTCGTTGAACGTGAATTTTTGAATTAACGGGACGCCGTGTTTTTTTTCATCGACCCGTTCGCGATCCTGCTCGCATTGGTTCCCTTGATTGGGTACTTGATGATTTTCAGCTTCATTCGATTGTCGGGTCGGGCGTTGGTGACGACGGGCGCACGCGACATCGCAGCGCTGGCGGTCGGAATTTCTGGACTGTTGGCGGTTGGCCCCGCCGAGTTGTTTTTCCCGTCGACGGCGGCGACGCTGTTCGGGCCAGTCGTTTGGTTAGCCCTGATCGCGTTCTATTTGCTGGTCGTCGCGTTGATAACGCTAACAAGTCGGCCAAAGTTGGTCGTCTTTGGACGCTCGCCCGAGGACGTCTACCCCGCCCTGGCCCGTGCTTGCAAACGAATCGATGACAGCTCAGTCGGCGATGACCGAGCATTGCAAATTCGATTGCCAAAGTTGGGAATCCACGTTCGCGTCGATGGACAACGCGGCATGGATTACACCCGCGTGATGACATTCGAGCCCATCGGTGATCCCCGATTTTGGCAAATGTTGCTTGGGAATCTTCGCTTCGAGGTCAAGCAGGATGTCGTTGCGACGCCGCGTCGAGGGTTGGGCATGTTGGCGGTTGCCGTGTTGCTTGCCGGAGTCCTGATGTGGCAAGGATTCGGCAACCAGGAATTAGTGGTCGAGGGCTTCCGCGATTGGCTTTGGCGATAGAGAATCTGCCCCACCATTCGGTGCAGTGCCACATACTTATTCGTCCTCGACTTTCCTGTGTCGGAACCCAAGCGATGCTCGCAAAAGATATCAAGACCGGAACGGTTGTCGTCCACGACGGCAATCCCGTGATCATCCAAGGCATCAACGTCCAATCGCCGTCGGCGCGCGGTGCAGCGACCTTGTACAAGTTTCGTGCCCGCAACGTTTTGACCAAGAACAAGGTCGATATCGTTTTGAAGGGTACGGACAACTTGGACGAGGCAGACTTTTCGCGGCGTGACGTTCAGGTCACGTATAGCGACGCGACGCATCTTCATTTGATGGACAAGGAAGACTTTCAAGACTACGAATTGCCGCTCGAGGAAGTCGAAGAGGAAATGCAGTACATGCCCGAGGGTTTAGAGGGCATCCGGGCGCTGATCTATAACGACGAATGTGTCGGGCTGGATCTGCCGCCGACCGTCGAGATGACGATCACCCAGTGTGACCCTAGCGTCAAAGGCAACTCGGCCACCTCGCGAAGCAAGCCCGCCACCATGGAAACCGGGCTGGTCGTTCAAGTGCCCGAGCACATCAAAGAAGGCGAGCGGTTGAAGATTGACACGCGAACAGGAATGTTTGTTTCGCGAGCTTAGCCAGTCCAAACGTCCTACCTTGGCGCTTCGTCCGCGGCCAATTCGATCCACATCGGCATTTGGCGTGTTACCAGCATCGCTGCTTCCGGAGACACCCCGAACTGGGCGGCAAAGTCAAAGGTTCCCGAGCGGCCAGTGAATTCGGCGGTGAACTTTGGGTCCAGCAAGATATGTTGGCGAAGCCCCTCGCGATTAACGATCGACTCGACACCGGGAATCATCCCCAGTTCGCCAAGTCGTCCCGGGCCGACGCCCAGATCGCCCACCATGATGCAGTCTTCATCACCCTGGGTTTCGTAGGTGAAGTTGCGAACGCTGACGAAGACATCGTCTAGTACAGCCAATTCGCCCGAAGGTCGGTCTCGCGATGGTGGTATCGCGCGTGCGTTGATCAATGTGAAGCGAAGTGGTCGTCGACCATCGGTAAATCCGATGCGTGTTTCGAACGATCCGTACATCGGTTCAAACAGCATTCGATCTGCTTCGTCATTCACCACACCGATTGAATCGGGTACCGCGGCGATTCGGGACTTGTCCCAAACAAACGCGTAGGATTGGAATTGTCCGCGCCGTCCGACTGGCTTGCTGATATTGACGCCGTAGTCGCCGCCCGACGCGGTCATCTTTTCGACCGCATCGCGAATCGGCGTGGCGTCGCCGCCATCGATACCTTGAACCGCAACAACATCGAATTGCGCCAAGATGCGGGCCAGCAACCGAATTTGTTCTGGTGCCACCAACGTGGCGTCCGCGAATCCTTCCAGCGCGATCGTTGCCACGCGAATGGTTTCGTTCGATTTGCCATTGTCGCCAAAGCCGACCGGCGTCAAGTCAACTTTCGAATCGGCGGCCAATGCATCGCTTGATCCGATCCCGTCCAGGGACGATAGGTTGATGCGCCCTGACATCAAAAAGCCAGCCAAGACGACGATTGTGACGACCGTCGCAATGGGGCCCAACCAACGCACCAGGGGGACGTCGATGGAAACGCTGCTGATTCGGCTTCGTCGTCGCCGACGCATGCTGCCGAAGATGCCCGTCACGCTGCCTCGCCGATCATTTCAAGGGCTTCGGCAACCAGTCGTTGCAACCGGGGCGGCGCGTCTTCGGCGGTTCGACGCAGCGTGATTGCGGCCGAAGCAGCCGAAGGACCGATTTGGCTGAGTGCCCAAGCAGCGCGTTCTCGTGCCGGCAAATACAGCGAGTCGCCGAGGCAAATTTCGAGCGCGTCGACGGCAACGCGAGTTTTTGGTGCGACATCGGGGCCGAGCCGGCCAAGCATGGTGGCGGCCCAGTAACACACTTCGCCTTCTTCGCCGCCCGCCAATAAATCGGCCAGTTCCTCGACATCCGACGCGACTGGTGCGATGGCGACTTCCAACAGTTCGGCCGCCCATCGGCGAACTTCGTCGTCACGGCATCCGGCAAGCCGAACGACGGCCGCGGTATAGCCCCTCAGCTCGGTTTGTTCTGCCATTTCTTGCAAAGCGGATGCCTGATCGCTGGCCGAGGTGCTGGTCAATCGTTCGGACCAAGATCGAGTTTCGGCTGACATATTTGGGCTCTCCGTCGCTTTGCGAGCAGTGGGGTGGTTTGGCCGAATGAGCGGACATACTGACAAATTCGCCAGCAGACGACTACAATTGGGTTTGTTCTCTGGTACGGAAAATTGAGTGTTTCACACAAGAGCTTTTCGATGAAACTAGCACTCGATTTTGCCGGGATTGCCGGTCGAGCGTGGAATGGTACTGTCCGCGGGGATTTTTTCTTCGCCTCGAATGCGGTCAAGTAACCAAAGGCGGCTTCGTTTGCAGGCTTCAGTTGGGCAATGAGCCGTCCATCCGACGAATAAACTGTTATTTCTTTAGGAAATCTGATGAGCCTTCTTTCACACTACAACGAATCGCGACCCGCGATTTCGTTTGAACTGTTTCCGCCCAAGACCGAAGAAGGCATGGAAGTGCTTTGCGACAATGTGCGTCAATTGTGCGAGTTCAAGCCAAGCTATTTCACATGCACGTACGGCGCCGGTGGTTCGACGCGCGGAACGACATTGTCAGTGCTCCAAAGAGTGCGTGAGATCACGAATTTGCCGGTCGCGTCTCACCTGACGTGCGTCGGTTCGACGGTGGCCGAACTGGAATCCTATCTTGCCGAAGCCGTCGCCCAAGGTGTGGACTACATCGTTGCGCTTCGCGGTGATCCGCCCAAGGGAACCGACAAGTTCGTCGCCGTTGAAGGTGGTTTGAATTACGCCAACGAATTGGTCGAAGTGATTCAAGGCAAGTTCTCGAATCTCGGTATCGCGGTTGCGGGGTACCCCGAAGTCCACCAAGAGGCGCCCGATGCGAAAACCGATTTGGAAAATTTGAAGCGCAAGGTTGATGCCGGCGCCGACATCGTCGTCACTCAATTGTTTTACGACAACATCGACTATTTTCGTTTCCGTGACCGATGTGTGGCTGCCGGTATCAACGTGCCGATCGTGCCCGGCATCCTGCCCGTAACGAATTTCAAGCAGGCCCAACGGATCGCTTCGATGTGCAAAGCCGGAATTCCCTACGATCTCGAAAAAGCGATGAATGCGACGGATGACCCACAATCGCAATTTGAAATCGGCGTCGAACATGCACGTCAGCAAACGATCAACTTGATCGAAAACGGTGTTCCCGGCATTCACTACTATGTGCTGAACAAGAGCGACGCCGCCAAGGCGCTTCTTGACGGGATTCAAATGGTCGGTTGATCCATTCGGCGATGAACGTGCCAACGCCTGTATGCCTTCCTCCGTTTCTTTGCCACACCTTGGATGAAGCCGAGGCGTTGGGACGACACGAATTCGTGTCTCGCCGTGACATCAACGCGTTCGTTGACGATGAATCTCAAGTTGACGCTTGTCGCCGAGCGTTTGACTCATCGGGCGTCACCGATATCGTTCTGGTCCATGGGACATTTGCGGGCAACGACTCGTTGGGGACGCTGCGTCGGTTGGCGAGTTTCTCGCCCGGCTTGGCCGATCAATGGATGGTGCAGATCAAGCGGGGTTTTGATCAGTTAGCGGGTGAAGTCGGTAACTTCACGCAAGACTATGCCGATCAAATGCTCGCGCGAGTCCAGCTTCCCGGCGGCCGCCACGTTCGAGTCGACCGGCTTCATTGGTCTGGCGAAAATCATACGCTCGGCCGAGCCAACGCAGTCATGGCGTTGTTCAGCCGGTTGATCAGCGAAGGTGGATGCGAACGCGTTTTGATCATGGCACACTCGCACGGTGGAAATGTCGTCGCGATGTTGTCCCACTTGATCGCGACGAACGCGGATACGCGGAAAGCCTTCTGTCGAAATCTGCGGCTGTCGCCCGGAGAACTTGATCGGTTTTGCGAATGTGAAGTCGGACGAATGCCCAAGATCGACGTCGTGAACTTTGGCACGCCACTGAGATACCGTTGGAACGTTTCCGCAATCGCGAATCTGATGCACGTTGTCCAACATCGTTCGCTCGATCCGTCCGTTCCGGCACGAGCCGAGTTTCCCACGTCGGTCGAAGATCTTCGCAGTGCGGCCGCGGGTGACTATGTCCAACAAATCGGTATCGCGGGTACCGACTTCCCGGCGGTAGCGGACGGGATCGGCGATTTGCGCCGCAATCGTCGATTGCGGAAAATGTTTGAATCCGACGGCGCTGGCCGTGACTTGGTCAATCGATTGCGTCGGGGGCGACGCTGTTCGCTCGACGGCGTAACGCTATTGATGGACTATCCCGATGATTCGGATAAGGGAAACCGCAAGCTATTTGGCCACGGTGTTTACACGGCGTCGAAATGGATTCCGTTCCATATGAAAATGATCGGCGATCGCTTTTACGGGCTCGCCGGTCGATTAGACGAGCGCGATCAAACCTGAGGCTCTGTCATTTTCCAAGGATCCAACGCTTCCGTGAGGGTATCCTCGGGCAGGATGCCTTTCTCGCGACAAAGTTCGCGAATCGTTTGACCGGTTGAGAATGCTTCTTTGGCAAGTTTGGCGGCTTGGTCATAGCCAATCAAGGCGTTCAGGCTGGTGCACATTGCCAAGCTTTGTTCCACCGATGCATCGCAAGCCTCTTCGTTGGCTTGCAAATCATCCAAGCAAAATTCGACGAACGCGACGACACCTTGCGAAAGCAGGTGGACCGATTCCAAGACTGTATCTGCCATCACTGGCATCATGATATTGAGTTGGAAATTTCCGCCGCTCGCGCCGCTGACCGTCATCGTCGTGTCATTGCCCATCACGCGTGCGGTCAGCTGCATCATCGATTCGCACATCACGGGGTTCACTTTGCCCGGCATGATCGAGCTGCCCGGTTGGCGATCGGGCAGAATGACTTCGAAGAATCCGCAACGAGGTCCGCTGCCGAGCCATCGAATATTGTTGGCAACGTTGAAGAGTGTCTGAGCGATGCATTTCAGTTCGCCATGCGAGTGAACGAGTGCATCGCGTTGGGCATTGGCCTCGAAATGGTTGGCTGCTTCCACAAAAGCGATCCCCGTTTTTTCGGCCAGCACCGCAGCGACTCTGGAGCCGAATTCTGGGTGAGTGTTGATGCCGCTGCCGACGGCGGTGCCACCGACCGGCAATTCCAGCACTGCATCGCGAGCCGATTCGGCGCGAGCGATCGACAACTCGATCTGTCTCGCAAATCCGCCGAATTCTTGGCCAAGACGCAGCGGCGTGGCGTCCATCAAGTGAGTGCGTCCGATCTTGATGATCTTATCCCACTGTTTGGCCTTGTCGGCGAGCACCACGTGCATTCGGCGCAATGCGGGCAGCAACTGCGTTTCGATTTGAACGGCGGTGGCAACGTGAATTGCGGTAGGAAACGTATCGTTGGTGCTCTGTCCCATGTTGACGTGATCGTTGGGGTGAATCGGTTTTTCGGCCGCCAACCGATCTCCGCCTGCGATCTCGATCGCCCGATTGCTGATCACTTCATTGACATTCATGTTGCTGCTGGTTCCGCTTCCCGTTTGAAAAACGTCAATCGGGAATTGATCGGCTAGCCCGCCTTCGGCGATTTCCATCGCCGCTTGCAACATCGCGCTGACCTGACCATCCAGCATCGGGTTCTTGCCCGTTCCTGTTAGTTTTCCGAGATCTCGATTGGCTACACCACAGGCGTATTTGACCCATCCCATTGCCGAAATCATCGCCGGTGGCAGCCGCCATCCGCTAATCGGAAAGTTCTCAAC
This window encodes:
- a CDS encoding elongation factor P, with protein sequence MLAKDIKTGTVVVHDGNPVIIQGINVQSPSARGAATLYKFRARNVLTKNKVDIVLKGTDNLDEADFSRRDVQVTYSDATHLHLMDKEDFQDYELPLEEVEEEMQYMPEGLEGIRALIYNDECVGLDLPPTVEMTITQCDPSVKGNSATSRSKPATMETGLVVQVPEHIKEGERLKIDTRTGMFVSRA
- the metF gene encoding methylenetetrahydrofolate reductase [NAD(P)H], whose protein sequence is MSLLSHYNESRPAISFELFPPKTEEGMEVLCDNVRQLCEFKPSYFTCTYGAGGSTRGTTLSVLQRVREITNLPVASHLTCVGSTVAELESYLAEAVAQGVDYIVALRGDPPKGTDKFVAVEGGLNYANELVEVIQGKFSNLGIAVAGYPEVHQEAPDAKTDLENLKRKVDAGADIVVTQLFYDNIDYFRFRDRCVAAGINVPIVPGILPVTNFKQAQRIASMCKAGIPYDLEKAMNATDDPQSQFEIGVEHARQQTINLIENGVPGIHYYVLNKSDAAKALLDGIQMVG
- a CDS encoding class II fumarate hydratase; protein product: MTDYRTERDSMGEVRVPANAFYGAQTQRAVENFPISGWRLPPAMISAMGWVKYACGVANRDLGKLTGTGKNPMLDGQVSAMLQAAMEIAEGGLADQFPIDVFQTGSGTSSNMNVNEVISNRAIEIAGGDRLAAEKPIHPNDHVNMGQSTNDTFPTAIHVATAVQIETQLLPALRRMHVVLADKAKQWDKIIKIGRTHLMDATPLRLGQEFGGFARQIELSIARAESARDAVLELPVGGTAVGSGINTHPEFGSRVAAVLAEKTGIAFVEAANHFEANAQRDALVHSHGELKCIAQTLFNVANNIRWLGSGPRCGFFEVILPDRQPGSSIMPGKVNPVMCESMMQLTARVMGNDTTMTVSGASGGNFQLNIMMPVMADTVLESVHLLSQGVVAFVEFCLDDLQANEEACDASVEQSLAMCTSLNALIGYDQAAKLAKEAFSTGQTIRELCREKGILPEDTLTEALDPWKMTEPQV